Below is a window of Musa acuminata AAA Group cultivar baxijiao chromosome BXJ3-11, Cavendish_Baxijiao_AAA, whole genome shotgun sequence DNA.
ATGCCAATGCTTCCCCGGCTACAAGGGAACTAGTCGACGTGGCAGTCATCTGTTGGCACGTTCCCCTGTTGCTGTTCCATAAAGCACCAGCAGATCCCCACCACCCTGTAAGTCTCTGCCTCTGGTTGCGTATAATAATAACAAATAGTAAGTGTAACAGTGACAAAATGAGAGCGTCGTGGTGGCCAACTTGGCGCCACCGCAAAGTGCTGTACGCTCCGCGTTTCGAGATCCATTCCTGCATTTAAATGTTTTTAAATGGAAGGGCCGTAACAGCTCCCAGCAACCAAACAACAGTCATTAATTCTAAATCCGTCAACGAAACAAAAAGAACACTTTGCACTGGAACACCACGCGCTGCATCTCTCACCGTCACTCACTGATCTGACGGTCCTCATCCATCCGCCCACCCCCAATACCCTTTTAACATCGGAACAAATATATTCTCGTCGTTGTCATTATAAAGCGAGATATCGTAATAGCGAGAGGAGGGTTCGGCTTCGCTTCTGGATCGAGCTGTTTCTCTCCTTCGCTTCCTCTTCCCCTCCGGTTCTtcactgttcttcttcttcttttggggtTTGGTTGTCGGAATGATGGGGATTTGGTTCGCATTGGGCGGATCTGAGTGGCGGCAGTAACATCGGATTGAGGGAGGAGGAGGTAACTGATGGGATCTGGCAGTAGCAAGAACGCGGCGGCGTCGTCTTCGTCGGGTGGCGTCCGGAAGCTGAGATCGACAGGAGTTAGGGTCTTCAACTCCTCCTTCTGCTTCGGTCTCTCCTCTATTCAGGTGGGCGATCGCTTCTTCCTTTCTCTGCCTTAGATCTGTTTAGATAATGGCTCTTGATCTGTGTTGCGAAACGCCGGATCTGCATTACTTGTTGGCGGATCAGGGCGCTTTTATCTATTTAATTTATTATCTTTCTTAGTTTGAGGCGATCTGTGCTTTACGAAAACCAATTCCAAGAGACACTGCAACAAAAATGCTCTTGAATTACTtacattttcctttcttttgcttGAAATCACAAGAGAAGTACTTGCTGATTCTATTAGTGTATCAAGGCTGACAAGAATCTGTCACTGCTTCTCTTGTACACTATGAAAACGTGCTCTTCTATTCTGCTTCCGGTGGGAATGATCTAGGCAAACGTGCTCTCTATATTGACCTGCCTGCAATCGTTACGTGTTTGAACAAATCAAATTCTTCTATTCTTCTACGGCATTATGACATGATGGAGATCTTTTAACTTCATGAATGTGCGTCTTTTACTTGGCATATTTTGATTGTTTTTCCTCTAAAAATATGTACATTTTTCGGAAGTTTGTAGCATTACCAACTTATATTTTCTGTTCAAAATGCGTCAATTAACTATGGTAGTCAGGAAGTTGATACCTCTCTGGCTTTTTCCCCTTAACAAGATTCTGGAGCAGATACATTGCATCTTCATTATACTTGGTGCTGCCATTTGTCACTCAATGCTGGAAAATTTTCAGAAAGCTTTGGACATGGAGAATTATAATTCTAATTTTTGCCAGATTAACCTATTGTAATGTTTTTTTCCTAGATTTCCTCACCCTTgtcctttttctttattttttggaaAGAGAAGCAGTGGAAGAGAGATTTTGGCACCATATTTCCATTATTTATGCCATGATTGTTAGGTAGCACATTTATGATTTGGTCCTTGCTTTTCTGGTGCAGATACCATTGTCCATTTTTGCCTCCCATTGAAGATATACTTCTAGTCAATGGTTTTTGCCCAATGCATTCTGTAATAAGCTAATCATGTGGTGTGTTAACTGGCGCATAATAAAAGTTCTTTGCAAAGCGAATCCCTGTGAGATCCTGCAGGACTTTCCTTGCTTGTTGATCTCAAATCTTGTAGAACATACtattcatcttcttttttattgttttactCAATTTGGTATCTGAATTATTCTGTCATAATTATGTTATGCTATTCTAGAGTCTTTGTACATGTCTATAAGTTGTCACTTTTGGGTGCAGAAGATAGAAGAGAATGGGAGGCCTAAGCACACTGTTTGTGCTGAAGTAGCGAGCAAATCAAGCGGTGGAAATGATGATGGTTGTGACAAAGTTGAACTTGCTTGTCATGGTAAGTTGCCCTGCTCACATTCTTCTGATGGTGAACAATGTGGAGGAGATAATGGGGGTATAGAGCAGATTGATTTGGTTCCCAGCAGCAATTCTGAAACAAATGCTGTAGCTGATGCATCATCAAACACTTCAGTTAGGTCATGTTCTCATTTGAACTTTGTCCCAGATGATATCAACTTTAGGCTCAACAGAGCAGTCAGTTTGGGTTCATCCGAGTCCCATCCTCTGTTCTCTGCTGCTGTCTCTGACCTGAGAAGTGATGCAGGAGAACATGCTTTAGTAAATCTTCATAGTTCTATGAATAGAAATGATACACAATCTCTGGAACCAAGCTCTTCCCAAGATGCAGCTCGAATTAATGCAGGCAGAGATGCTACAATTAGTCTATATTCTAATAGGAGCTTTGTAGAATCCAGAAATACAAGGCATTCTCATAGAAGGTTTGGACCTGAAGAACCTTTGGAAGGTAGCATACGATTTAGTAGAACACTAAGTGTTGGAAGGCTCCGAAATAGAGTTCTAAGAAGGACTCCATTCTCTGATGGCTTGTTTGGTCCTGCTTTTCTGGAAGATAGGCCTGTGTGGTCCAGCGAGCAGGCTAGTGGAAGACAAACCTCTGGTGGTGCAGGAAGAGCACCTTCTTCTTCCCGGAGGACTAGTGAACTGTTGCCTGATTCCTCTAGTAGTGTACCTTATCAAATTGCTCGAACTATGGATACCAACGATGATGATGCCTCAGATACTCAACGGAGAGTTGGTAATCATGATGTGTTTGAGCACAGATCAGCTTTCCTcgaaaggagaagaagaataagatcTCAGGTGGGACAATTTTAATTATATCTTTGTACTTGTGCATATTTGTGTAGTAATCCCAGAGAGAATCAACTTTTCTTTGCAGGTTCGTGCTCTTCAACGACTTGGTAGCCGATTTGAGAGTTTGTTAGGTCATGATAGATCATGTATATTATCTGGTCAGCATCGAACAGGTCACTGCACATGCAGAACAAATAATCAAACTGCCAATCCTGATGATAACACAAGCACAAGGGCGAGCATATCAAGGATAGTTATGCTTGCTGAAGCATTGTTTGAGGTATAGTGGAATAGTGAATAAAACCATGGACAAAAAACATTTGTTGGTTTCTTGATTTTCCTTCTTGAGGGCAACATCAATTTCAGTTATGCATCTCTTTTAGGTTTTGGATGAAATCCACCAACAGTCTGTAGTTCTATCTTCTCGACCGTCTTTTTCGTCCATCGGATCAGTTCCTGCACCAAAGGAGGTTGTAGAGTGTTTTCCAGTAAAAATATATCGCAAGCCATCAAAAACCCAAAACGAGGAGGTTGCACAGTAAGAGTCACTCCCTTGCTTGCTCAGGCACCTTTTTTACTTTATCCCTGAAAATGTTCTACTGCTGCTGGTTTAAAAGGTTATGAGTTTACAGGTTTTTTCTTATTGTAATTGCTCAGTTGTATCCTCTATTTGGATCGATAGGTGATTGGTTAAAGGACTTGAATTTGCATTACTAAATATTGTCATCACGCTGACCCTGAAGCTTTTAGAAGCTTAGATGCAATGGCATACTTGTTCAGTTTATCAGCCTGTGAATAATACTGTATGTGTTCTCTGTCTTCAATCAGCAGTAGTTTGCAGTCCAAGCTGTTCATAATTTTTATTGTTAGTTAGTAGCTCCATATATACTTGTGTTTGAGCAATACTTGGTAGTTTGCACCTCTCATCAAATGCTAAATAATTGTACAACAAAATTTTCTCTATGTTTttctttcaaaaatatataacaaACAATTGTTGCTCTTAAAGTTTAAGCTATTATGCTTATTACATATTCTCCTGGTTGCTATTTGATTAATAGATGTTATATTTGCCTCGTGGAGTATGAAGAAGGGGATTGCATGCGGATGTTGCCTTGCAATCACGAATTTCATCGAACATGTATAGATAAATGGTTGAAAGAAATTCACAGGTATCCTTCTAATGTGTCTTTCTCTTGttcatttataatttatctttgaCGAACAATGTTTAAGTTGATAGCATAACCTGTTTGCACAGATTTGGAATTTTCTTTAAGATACGTTGCTAGTACACATTCTTTCTATTACTGTGATCTCACAATATAGTATTATTTGAATATGGAGTTTAGTGTGCTAGCTAAAAGAGGAAAAATTCAAAAGGGAGAGTAATTAGAACAGTAAGAAAACCCTTACCTCTTTAATTTCCAGGAGACTAGATTGCTGTCCCTGATCGAGGTTAGAATGGTAGAATGAAAAGTAAAAAACATTCATCCATCTGTCGTCCAGTGTCCACCAGCAGTCAGGCAATAACAATAGTGAACAAATGGCAAGGAGTAGATACAGAAATAAAATGTCCCTTCTCAGAACCGTACATGCCATCGACATAACAcccagaagaaaaaaaaggagcaaAATTAAAATCCTGTTACCAATCATTCGTCGAGTCggttgcatataaatttatatataaatataatgttTTCATAAGCTCACTGTTAAGCAGTCGACCGTGTCTAACCAGAGGcaggatatatgtttatgttatgCGATTCATTTCCTGTGCAGGGTATGCCCCCTTTGTCGACGGGATGTTTGCACAATAGATGCATCAAGCAAGTAGATGCTCAGTTAAAGGAGTCTGAGTGTCCTTCATGCAACACCAATCCCTTCTCAGCTACAAATTTAAAGTGACCTCTATTTTTTCTGCCCCTTCACTGAACATTAGATTATATTCAGTGTGCATCACCTTCAACTTTGGATCTCCATTGGCTCTTGTTTTGGTCAAATCTGTATGAGTATCCAATTATGAGATGTACAACGGCACTGTCTGTATGTACAAACATTTTGTAGCCAGCAGACCAAGAGATTCATTGATTAGCGTTTTCTGTAAAACTCTCTCTACAAAGAGATTCCTTGTATATTATTCGTAATATTATGTGAAGGTAGCTTTTAATTTATCTAATTAGTGCGGAGCATAGGGGTTTTTAAACTCAATTAGAAATCTTTAAAGAACGTGAATTTTaggaattttttataaatatgtttTTCTGAGGTTAACTTTTTGGTGATTTTATAAGATGCTTCTGGGTCAGCTCAGAAGACATTTTGATAATGATTGGATTGAATTGAAGTTTATCTTTAGCCAAATTAAAGATGGATAGACTCCCGGTCAAGTCGGATTCAAGTAAAATACAGGTGTAATCAATTAAATGATTGGTTTTTTTGCtacttcttttaatgaattttcacTTTATTTTTTATTAGCATTTTTGGAAATGTGAAGCTGCAGATTAAATTAGAATTTTAACATAAGTATTGATTTAGAATATATTAACGATGAATCAACATTCGACATATGCATTAAGAGACCATTCGGGGTTATCTCTCCTCTGTTGTTCACGGGGATAAAATGTCAAGAGGAGGATATTAAGGTGATTATAAATTGTCCCCTTCAAGATAaggtataaaagctaatcctcgatattatgagtttttttttcaaaaaaaattcacACTCATTAAGAGACCTTTCTTGGTCACTAACTTGAGCATCGGAGAGACCGAGTCAAAAAATTTCTCTCGACATTAGTCTTAATGCAAATGGCGCCTTGGGAGCTCGACACTTCTAGCTTGGAGCCATCACAGTCACCACCTTGGACACTCCTACACCTCGGGTTTAGACCATATTAAGTTGACTTAGATGTCGATGATGATTTCCCCTAATATTTTGGCTTTAGGAGTGTCTGATGTCTCAGGAACGTCTGCTCATTAATCCTCTCAACGAATGCTCCAGTGAGAAGGCCCTATCTTTGACCCATAACAGTTTTACTCAAGGAGGATAACTACCATTCTTCCCTCACGTGGATTCGTCCACTTTGACATAAACGCCAATGCAGTATTAACATTTGTTCAATGACCTAGGCCTTTCGTCCCGAGGGATGACATTGAGCTACATATTTGTCCTTATCGAGGTGTTCTTAAATCTCACCCAATAGGTGTAGACGCTAACAGACATTATGCAAGCTATCGCCCCACTCCTACCTTAGCTAGCTCAACAAGTAATACCATCATTTCAACCGCGATTAATACCTCAATTGCTAGTAGCATTGGTGCCCATTAAGATCCCCCTGCCCGACATGGTGATAGCATCTTAGGATCACCCAAGGTTCATGAAACTATTGGCTGAGAGAGTGTTGTTCCCTAACTATGGAATTCAGTACACTATTGCACCACCGCTTTGCTCTACCCGACTCTGAGACCCAGTTAGTAGATTCGATGGATAACTAACTCCttgatgatatagttatggtaaaTGAACCAATGCTTAGAAGAGATGCGGCGAGAGTTCTAGCAATGTAGAGGGGAAAGTTTGGATGATCCCACTTCGGGCCGGTCCCCATTCACTTAAAACATCTAGAAGGAGCCAATCCCAACAAACTTTTGCCTCCTGTCTTTGGAGGTCTTTGACGATAGCACCAATCAATAGAGTATACTATTGCCTTCTATGCCTAGATGTCACTATATGACACCTCAAAAGCCTCAATGTGTTATGCCTTCCTGATAGTGTTAAGAGGCCCAACACGAGAATAATACACTCGCTTGGAGCCACTCTTGATTGACTCTTTTGCATAGCTCTCAAATGAGTTACTACTTCCTTGGAAATGTGCGTTACAGGCCATCGACGATAATGGTTCTTAGACTCAAgcaagagaaggaagaaatactCTTCGACTTCATCGTTCGATTTACTAACGAGATCCAAGACATGCAGGTGCTTTAGAGGGCCAACTAATACATTATCGCGGAGCCAATAGTCTTAAGTAAACACAAGGAGATGTGCAACAGGCCGAGATAGGAGTGACAACCGTAAGGCCCAAACTTGAGTCACCATGACGAAGAAGAAATGACTGACATGAGTTGTCTCGCTTGAGTTTTGAGTTGACTCTCTTAAAGATAACTAGAATTGAAGTCTTTTCATAGATAAAAAAGGGACTCTTGAAACACCCTCAACTGATAAAGAAACTACTAGAAAGAAGGGATAAATCCAAGTATTATCACTTCCACCACAATTATGGTCATGACATGAAGGACCGTCACgatttgaatgatcaaatcaaagAGTTTATTCATTGGGGACGCCTTGGGAGGTTTGTCCAGAGGCATTGGGAATCTTCGCCTTGACCTAGGAGGCCGATGAAGAGGTAGATCGATGTCATTATTAATGGACCTACCTTGGGAGGAGACAAATCCTTAAGTCATAAAGCCTATGCCCGAGCTAATATTAAAAAGCTCCCAACGACTGAagatgattaaaaaataatctaaaaaaaaaaagagatagagtACCTTGACCCAAACTATGATGATGCTTTGATAGTCTCTGTAAGGATAATTAACACCCAAGTGAAGAGAGTCATAATTGACACAAGTAGCTCTGTCAATATCCTCTATTTTGATACTTTTTAAAAACTTGAGCTCTCGGCGAACAATCTCACCCCTATGACTTCTTTGTTGAGGGGGTTCACTAACAACTCCATCTCCCCTCTCGAGACTATGAGCTTACATGTCACATTTGGGAATGagctatgctccaaaacattgacCTAATTCATGGTGGTTAACATCCCCTCAGTGTACAATGCGATCATAGGCCAACCCACACAACAATTTGAGGGCAGTGGTGTCGACCTATCACATG
It encodes the following:
- the LOC103970549 gene encoding uncharacterized RING finger protein C4G3.12c isoform X1; protein product: MGSGSSKNAAASSSSGGVRKLRSTGVRVFNSSFCFGLSSIQKIEENGRPKHTVCAEVASKSSGGNDDGCDKVELACHGKLPCSHSSDGEQCGGDNGGIEQIDLVPSSNSETNAVADASSNTSVRSCSHLNFVPDDINFRLNRAVSLGSSESHPLFSAAVSDLRSDAGEHALVNLHSSMNRNDTQSLEPSSSQDAARINAGRDATISLYSNRSFVESRNTRHSHRRFGPEEPLEGSIRFSRTLSVGRLRNRVLRRTPFSDGLFGPAFLEDRPVWSSEQASGRQTSGGAGRAPSSSRRTSELLPDSSSSVPYQIARTMDTNDDDASDTQRRVGNHDVFEHRSAFLERRRRIRSQVRALQRLGSRFESLLGHDRSCILSGQHRTGHCTCRTNNQTANPDDNTSTRASISRIVMLAEALFEVLDEIHQQSVVLSSRPSFSSIGSVPAPKEVVECFPVKIYRKPSKTQNEEVAQCYICLVEYEEGDCMRMLPCNHEFHRTCIDKWLKEIHRVCPLCRRDVCTIDASSK
- the LOC103970549 gene encoding uncharacterized RING finger protein C4G3.12c isoform X2, producing the protein MGSGSSKNAAASSSSGGVRKLRSTGVRVFNSSFCFGLSSIQIEENGRPKHTVCAEVASKSSGGNDDGCDKVELACHGKLPCSHSSDGEQCGGDNGGIEQIDLVPSSNSETNAVADASSNTSVRSCSHLNFVPDDINFRLNRAVSLGSSESHPLFSAAVSDLRSDAGEHALVNLHSSMNRNDTQSLEPSSSQDAARINAGRDATISLYSNRSFVESRNTRHSHRRFGPEEPLEGSIRFSRTLSVGRLRNRVLRRTPFSDGLFGPAFLEDRPVWSSEQASGRQTSGGAGRAPSSSRRTSELLPDSSSSVPYQIARTMDTNDDDASDTQRRVGNHDVFEHRSAFLERRRRIRSQVRALQRLGSRFESLLGHDRSCILSGQHRTGHCTCRTNNQTANPDDNTSTRASISRIVMLAEALFEVLDEIHQQSVVLSSRPSFSSIGSVPAPKEVVECFPVKIYRKPSKTQNEEVAQCYICLVEYEEGDCMRMLPCNHEFHRTCIDKWLKEIHRVCPLCRRDVCTIDASSK